Proteins found in one Paenibacillus sp. FSL R10-2782 genomic segment:
- the rhaD gene encoding rhamnulose-1-phosphate aldolase: MTTVLENHKERKSELDIPFVREMAEITQNMWKFGWDERNGGNVSYILDEAEVAKYLDIHHVIRTIKPAFPVNELAGKYFIVTGSGKYFKNVLADPEANLGVLRVSQDGEQLEVLWGLKHDAVPTSELPSHFMSHIERLKVDPNHRVVIHNHATHVIAMTFIHSLDENQFTKTLWEMCTECIVVFPDGIGVIPWMVPGSSEIGRETAKKMKDHHAVLWPHHGIFGTGSSIDEAFGLIETIEKAAQIYMLIAKHDIQQRITDQELADLAKAFNVIPKEGILGV; this comes from the coding sequence ATGACTACAGTGTTGGAGAATCATAAAGAACGGAAATCGGAACTGGATATCCCATTCGTCCGCGAGATGGCGGAAATTACGCAAAACATGTGGAAATTCGGCTGGGATGAGCGTAACGGAGGGAATGTCAGTTATATTCTGGATGAAGCAGAGGTAGCCAAATATCTTGATATCCATCATGTTATTCGTACAATCAAACCTGCTTTTCCTGTGAATGAGCTGGCAGGCAAATACTTTATCGTCACTGGATCAGGCAAATATTTCAAGAACGTCCTTGCCGATCCTGAAGCCAATTTAGGCGTCCTTCGTGTCTCGCAGGATGGCGAGCAATTGGAAGTCTTGTGGGGCCTCAAGCATGACGCAGTACCTACCAGCGAATTGCCATCTCATTTTATGAGCCACATTGAGCGCTTGAAGGTTGATCCTAACCATCGTGTTGTGATTCATAATCATGCCACCCATGTCATTGCCATGACCTTCATTCATAGTCTGGACGAAAACCAGTTCACCAAAACACTGTGGGAAATGTGTACCGAATGTATTGTCGTCTTCCCAGACGGTATCGGCGTAATCCCTTGGATGGTACCGGGCTCCAGCGAAATCGGCCGCGAAACGGCCAAAAAAATGAAGGATCATCACGCCGTATTATGGCCTCATCACGGTATTTTCGGAACAGGCAGCTCCATTGATGAAGCGTTTGGCCTGATTGAAACGATTGAAAAAGCAGCGCAAATTTATATGCTCATTGCTAAGCATGATATCCAGCAGCGGATTACGGATCAGGAATTGGCGGATCTGGCTAAAGCCTTTAACGTTATTCCAAAAGAAGGAATCCTGGGCGTATAA
- a CDS encoding AraC family transcriptional regulator has protein sequence MVKRVKNEDHFDIVEDHYFTATELEKSSAIWPVRLGMDISKTSCHVGPKVVPYFYLIFVLDGQAEFIYKQKKYHVQKSDLFCFFPHLAHEYYTEQESPLQKVWIGFEGPQSLSLLERIGIKPCTPFLANAVSGEVTRLISNLFSIVNDNSRRDSDLSRLITLHQIFEELSRNTSDTMRNYVCSDYWLQQGKDYIDMHYCDRITIEQIAEHVGVDRAHFSRKFHSTFLISPAKYLQNLKIDEAKRLLEQTTYNLSIIAQSIGYTDMSTFSKAFKKTVGIPPREHRFRHQARQKIRTANA, from the coding sequence ATTGTGAAAAGAGTAAAAAACGAAGATCACTTCGACATTGTGGAAGATCATTATTTCACAGCTACTGAATTGGAAAAATCCAGCGCAATATGGCCAGTCAGGCTCGGTATGGATATTTCCAAGACCAGTTGTCATGTCGGTCCCAAGGTGGTGCCATATTTCTATTTGATTTTTGTGCTTGATGGTCAGGCTGAGTTTATTTATAAGCAAAAGAAATATCATGTGCAAAAGTCCGACCTGTTCTGCTTCTTCCCGCATCTTGCACATGAATATTACACGGAACAGGAGAGCCCGTTGCAAAAGGTATGGATTGGTTTTGAGGGACCCCAATCCCTTTCACTGCTGGAGCGAATCGGGATTAAGCCCTGTACGCCTTTTTTGGCCAACGCAGTAAGTGGGGAAGTCACTAGACTCATCTCGAATTTGTTTTCCATTGTAAATGACAACAGCAGACGTGACAGCGATCTCTCGCGTCTGATTACACTGCACCAGATTTTCGAGGAGCTGTCCCGCAACACATCGGATACAATGCGCAACTATGTATGCTCTGACTATTGGCTACAACAGGGGAAAGATTACATTGATATGCACTATTGTGACCGCATTACGATTGAACAGATTGCCGAGCATGTAGGCGTGGATCGCGCGCATTTTTCACGCAAATTCCATTCCACCTTCCTGATTTCCCCCGCCAAGTATTTGCAAAACCTCAAAATCGATGAGGCCAAAAGATTGCTGGAGCAAACGACTTACAATTTGTCGATCATTGCCCAGTCCATCGGCTACACGGATATGTCCACCTTTTCCAAGGCATTTAAGAAAACAGTCGGGATTCCGCCGCGTGAGCATCGGTTCCGGCATCAAGCCCGGCAAAAAATCCGCACTGCCAACGCTTAA
- a CDS encoding NADH-dependent flavin oxidoreductase — MNQKYSRLFESFTFRNGITIKNSIVMAPMTTWSSNDDLTVSDDEVKYYKQRVNGVGLVITGCTHVTPNGQGFTNEFAGYNDEFTPSLRKLAEAAKSGGAPAILQIFHAGNKAVPGLDAVSASALQPEVTNLGSTSETRELSHEEILSIVRAFGDTTRRAIEAGFDGVEIHGAHGFLIQNFWSPATNQRTDQWGGSLENRLRFPLAIIEEIKNVIEKHATKPFILGFRFSPEESSKVDGLRMKDTYELIDILVEQDLDYIHASLDNVSSKPVDSQDEKTRLELILERANGKVPVMAAGSILAPDDALKAMELGLPLVAIGHALIIDPTWVEKVTNGREAEVDSELNVSKLDQLNIPEKLWNVIQAMPGWFNISK; from the coding sequence TGGAATAACAATTAAGAATAGTATCGTTATGGCACCTATGACAACCTGGTCAAGTAATGACGATCTTACCGTTTCGGATGACGAAGTAAAGTATTACAAACAAAGAGTGAATGGAGTAGGACTCGTCATTACAGGGTGTACTCATGTTACACCTAATGGGCAGGGTTTTACGAACGAATTCGCTGGGTACAATGATGAATTTACTCCAAGTTTACGAAAATTAGCTGAGGCAGCGAAAAGTGGAGGCGCTCCTGCGATCCTACAGATTTTCCATGCTGGCAATAAAGCCGTGCCTGGATTGGATGCAGTTAGTGCGAGTGCATTGCAACCCGAAGTTACTAATTTAGGTTCAACTTCAGAAACAAGAGAACTATCGCATGAGGAGATCTTGTCGATTGTACGTGCTTTTGGAGACACAACAAGACGAGCAATTGAAGCCGGATTTGATGGCGTCGAAATTCATGGGGCTCATGGATTTTTAATTCAGAATTTTTGGTCGCCAGCGACAAATCAACGGACGGACCAATGGGGAGGATCACTTGAAAATCGCTTGCGTTTTCCATTGGCGATTATTGAAGAAATCAAAAATGTCATTGAAAAACATGCTACAAAACCATTCATTTTAGGATTCCGATTCTCCCCTGAAGAATCCTCCAAAGTGGACGGATTACGTATGAAAGACACATATGAATTAATTGACATCCTTGTTGAACAGGATTTAGATTATATACATGCTTCATTAGATAATGTGTCTTCAAAGCCAGTAGATAGTCAAGATGAAAAAACACGGCTTGAATTAATTCTTGAAAGAGCAAACGGTAAGGTACCTGTGATGGCTGCTGGTTCCATACTAGCACCGGATGATGCTCTTAAAGCTATGGAATTAGGTTTGCCGCTAGTCGCTATTGGGCATGCGTTAATTATAGATCCTACTTGGGTTGAAAAGGTCACAAATGGACGTGAAGCCGAGGTGGATTCTGAGTTAAACGTTTCGAAACTCGACCAGCTTAATATTCCAGAAAAACTTTGGAATGTAATTCAAGCAATGCCAGGTTGGTTTAATATTAGTAAATAA
- a CDS encoding GDYXXLXY domain-containing protein: MLRFNAIRTGYLLGISLVLAAIIYFFASNWGGLDRTVKIVLAAALIVLFYGLSFVFARIRAIPGQQAFLSNIFLVAGCIAFGISVALLGQIYNSHADSYGLFLIWSVPALLLSWITRYNPFYILSYVLIHLGLWLYFYPTMQSTSYSELESLSIAGVFALVNLVLFLLTLLHRPNSGPLKYMSFIVFHIAMLTMTNSFALDEYGLVMNIPCIAVIAIAFYVFTKVRLSKTLLTLNALATSAFAVFKFIELAEAYSSSLFFVFGLIFVALLLTGNVWFFRYLNRLGKTPPEAGEISNENKGDIAKSDTETTGISTSKTETTVPEERSSEWISKTVSRMIKVVGVLIGSISLIGLISISTNVNHTEYVLLGVSLLLLISMIVIPESKLDSVIRYTLLTISYITGWVAILWSDQTLLSVLFLIVSIVGWFRSKGKRQLFFTYTFVNLNLATILFQQFQEWDSWNWSFEYIILTLFLVNAVLYAASYFIPKTASRKHLRDSSLFFSLLFMLWATFFEDVIPHSYVLINILYFVIVTGMVFAFIRLKQKSEVFTSVAFWFIFIGFKYYDLLWTLLYKSFTLALLGIIALGTTWWADRRMAHSGKTAFEADHRSFSFMRLSPLLIAVVIVLQLGVIGYQTVRSETLLATGTSIKLKLAPIDPRSLLQGDYVMLNYDISTPFSQDNWNQGKVKVVLAPSSQGVYTVDRLYQDGDKLANHEVILNGKWNDSRIQYGIENYFIPEGAGRNVEQNAHYAYIRVSRNGDALLERLAES, encoded by the coding sequence ATGCTGCGATTCAATGCGATACGTACGGGCTATCTGCTGGGCATCTCACTGGTACTGGCCGCAATTATTTATTTTTTCGCCTCCAATTGGGGTGGGCTGGATCGGACGGTCAAAATTGTGCTGGCTGCTGCGCTTATCGTTCTGTTCTATGGCTTGTCCTTTGTATTTGCACGTATACGCGCTATTCCCGGTCAGCAAGCCTTTCTGTCGAATATATTTCTGGTGGCTGGCTGTATAGCCTTTGGCATTTCCGTGGCGTTGCTCGGTCAAATATACAATTCCCACGCGGACAGTTACGGATTGTTCTTGATTTGGTCGGTTCCGGCTCTGCTGTTAAGCTGGATTACACGCTACAATCCTTTTTATATACTGTCCTATGTATTAATTCATCTCGGTTTGTGGCTTTATTTTTACCCTACGATGCAAAGTACGTCTTATAGCGAACTGGAGTCGCTGTCCATTGCCGGAGTGTTCGCACTGGTCAATCTGGTGTTGTTTCTATTGACATTACTCCATCGCCCAAATTCTGGACCGCTAAAATATATGAGCTTTATCGTTTTCCATATTGCCATGCTGACGATGACTAACTCTTTTGCATTGGATGAATATGGTCTCGTTATGAACATACCATGTATCGCTGTAATCGCTATTGCATTTTATGTGTTTACCAAGGTGCGACTAAGTAAAACGCTGCTCACCTTGAATGCATTGGCGACCTCCGCTTTTGCTGTCTTTAAATTTATCGAGCTGGCGGAAGCGTACTCTTCATCGCTGTTCTTTGTCTTTGGGTTGATTTTTGTGGCGCTGCTGTTGACGGGTAATGTATGGTTTTTCCGTTATTTGAATCGTTTGGGGAAAACACCGCCGGAAGCTGGGGAAATATCCAACGAGAATAAAGGGGATATCGCAAAATCCGATACGGAGACAACGGGCATCAGTACATCAAAGACTGAGACAACCGTTCCCGAGGAACGTAGCAGTGAATGGATCAGCAAAACCGTTTCCCGCATGATCAAGGTAGTCGGAGTGCTGATCGGAAGTATATCCCTGATCGGATTGATTAGCATTAGCACGAATGTAAACCACACCGAATATGTACTGTTGGGTGTGTCGCTGCTGCTTTTGATTTCGATGATTGTCATTCCGGAATCTAAGCTGGATTCTGTCATACGTTATACCTTGCTGACGATCAGCTATATTACAGGCTGGGTAGCCATTCTCTGGTCAGATCAAACGTTGCTTTCGGTACTGTTTTTGATCGTTTCTATTGTAGGATGGTTTCGTTCCAAAGGGAAAAGGCAACTCTTTTTCACCTATACCTTTGTAAACCTGAATTTGGCGACCATTCTATTTCAGCAGTTTCAGGAGTGGGATTCTTGGAACTGGTCCTTTGAGTACATTATCCTCACTCTTTTCTTGGTCAATGCTGTGCTGTATGCAGCAAGTTATTTTATACCCAAGACGGCATCGCGGAAACACCTTCGGGATAGCTCCTTATTTTTCAGCCTGCTGTTTATGTTGTGGGCGACCTTTTTCGAGGATGTCATTCCACACTCTTATGTGCTGATTAACATTCTTTATTTCGTTATCGTTACAGGTATGGTCTTTGCCTTCATCCGACTAAAACAAAAATCGGAGGTCTTCACAAGCGTAGCGTTCTGGTTTATTTTTATTGGCTTCAAATACTATGATTTGTTGTGGACGCTACTGTATAAGTCCTTTACGCTGGCGCTGCTGGGTATCATTGCACTCGGAACTACGTGGTGGGCGGATCGGCGGATGGCCCATAGCGGCAAGACAGCGTTTGAGGCCGACCACCGCAGCTTTAGCTTCATGCGCTTAAGCCCGCTGCTGATCGCTGTAGTCATCGTGCTACAGCTCGGTGTGATCGGCTATCAGACCGTGAGAAGTGAAACCCTGCTTGCCACAGGCACTTCCATCAAGCTCAAACTAGCCCCTATAGACCCTCGCTCTCTGTTACAAGGCGATTATGTCATGCTGAATTACGATATCTCTACCCCTTTTTCGCAGGACAATTGGAATCAGGGCAAGGTTAAAGTCGTGCTTGCTCCGAGTAGCCAAGGAGTATACACCGTTGATCGACTGTATCAGGATGGTGACAAGCTTGCCAATCATGAGGTTATTCTAAATGGAAAATGGAATGATTCACGTATTCAGTACGGTATTGAGAATTATTTCATCCCTGAGGGAGCCGGGCGTAATGTTGAACAGAACGCTCATTACGCTTATATTCGGGTCAGCCGTAATGGTGATGCATTGCTGGAACGTTTGGCGGAAAGCTGA
- the rhaA gene encoding L-rhamnose isomerase → MNQAIEASYNEAKKLYARHGIQVDDVLQKLSEIKISLHCWQGDDVQGFLFKDKQLSGGIAVTGNYPGRAGTPDELRQDLEKALSLIPGQHKVNLHAIYADTTEQVDLDQLEPRHFQNWVDWAKQQGLGLDFNPTLFSHPKAEDGFTLSHKDPEIRNFWITHCKKSRRIAEYFGKELGQPCVTNHWMPDGYKDTPVDRLAPRERLRDSLDEIFSEKISEEYNIDAVESKLFGIGSESYVVGSHEFYMGYALTRGKSICLDSGHFHPTEVISNKLSSVLMFTNQLLLHVSRPVRWDSDHVVTMDDELLDIARELVRGELLSRTHIGLDFFDGSINHVAAWVIGTRNTIKALLRAMLEPIEALKQAEEERDFTTRLALVEEFKSYPFGAIWDYYCAQNGVPVREEWLAEAKNYEQQVLLKR, encoded by the coding sequence ATGAATCAAGCCATTGAAGCCAGTTATAACGAAGCGAAAAAGCTGTATGCCCGCCACGGTATTCAGGTGGATGACGTTTTACAGAAACTTTCAGAGATCAAAATATCATTACACTGCTGGCAGGGAGATGATGTTCAGGGCTTCCTGTTCAAAGACAAACAGCTTAGCGGGGGCATTGCTGTAACGGGCAACTACCCGGGTAGAGCAGGTACACCGGATGAATTGCGTCAGGATTTAGAGAAAGCCCTGTCGCTCATTCCGGGTCAACACAAGGTCAATCTGCACGCCATCTATGCGGATACTACAGAACAAGTGGATCTGGATCAATTGGAGCCGCGCCATTTTCAGAACTGGGTAGACTGGGCCAAACAGCAGGGATTGGGGCTTGATTTTAACCCCACACTGTTCTCCCACCCCAAAGCGGAAGACGGCTTCACACTGAGCCACAAGGACCCGGAAATTCGTAACTTCTGGATCACTCACTGTAAAAAATCACGCAGGATTGCAGAGTATTTTGGAAAAGAGCTTGGTCAGCCATGTGTTACCAACCACTGGATGCCGGATGGTTACAAGGATACCCCCGTTGACCGCTTGGCTCCAAGAGAACGCCTTAGAGATTCTCTGGACGAGATTTTCAGTGAAAAAATCAGTGAAGAATACAACATAGACGCAGTTGAAAGCAAGCTGTTCGGCATCGGTTCGGAAAGCTATGTCGTCGGCTCGCATGAATTCTATATGGGTTATGCGCTGACGCGGGGTAAATCCATTTGTCTCGATTCCGGTCACTTCCATCCGACTGAAGTCATTTCAAATAAACTGTCTTCCGTGCTGATGTTCACCAATCAATTATTGCTCCACGTCAGCAGACCCGTCCGCTGGGACAGCGATCATGTGGTGACCATGGACGACGAATTACTCGACATTGCTCGTGAACTGGTTCGCGGAGAATTGCTTTCCCGAACCCATATCGGCCTTGATTTCTTTGACGGTAGCATCAATCATGTAGCTGCATGGGTCATCGGAACACGCAACACGATCAAAGCACTGCTTCGCGCTATGCTGGAACCGATTGAAGCATTGAAGCAGGCTGAAGAGGAACGGGACTTTACCACTCGTCTTGCCCTGGTCGAAGAATTTAAATCGTATCCGTTCGGGGCCATCTGGGATTACTATTGCGCTCAAAACGGTGTCCCCGTTCGTGAAGAATGGTTGGCCGAAGCGAAAAACTATGAACAACAGGTACTGCTGAAACGGTAA